CATCTGGCGGTTGTCCAGGAAGACCATGTGGCGGGTGTGGTGGAGGATGGCCGGAATGTCGCTGGCCACGTAGGTCTCCTCCTGGCCCAGGCCGATGACCACCCCACCCGCGTTGCCCAGACGGGCGGCGATGAGGCGGTCGGGCTGGGCCCGGTTGAGGACGACGATGGCGCTGGGTCCCTGGAGTTCGCCCAGGGCACAACGCACAGCCCATTCCCAATCCCCCCGGCAGCCGTTGTGGAAGTGGTAGTGGATCAGGTGGACGATGACCTCGGTGTCGGTGTCGCTGTGGAAGGGGTAGCCTTCGGCCTGGAGGCGCCTGCGCAGCTCCAGGAAATTCTCCACGATGCCGTTCTGCACCAGCACGAACTGTCGATCCACGCTGCAGTGGGGGTGTGCGTTGCGCTCGCTGGGCGGACCGTGGGTGGCCCAGCGGGTGTGGCCGATGCCCAGGGTCCCCCGGACAGGCTCCGGCGTCCCAGAGCCGTTGCCACTGGCCGCCACCAACGCCATCAACTGGCTGAGCTTGCCGGCAGCCCGCCGCACGTGGAGGGTGCCGTCCTGGGCCAGCACGGCCAGCCCGGCCGAGTCATAGCCTCGATACTCCAGGCGCTGCAATCCCTGTAGAATAATGGGCGCCGCCTCCCGGGCACCCACATAGCCGACGATGCCACACATGGTTCAACCTCCTTGTTTTGGGTGCAAGGATCCTCCAAGGGGAAGGAAAACCGGCCCCAGGCCAGCCGCCGACATGGGTCGTGGCTGACCGACGGGAAGGGCCAGGCGCCGAGGCACCGCGTCCATGGGCTGGTGCCCCGGCAAGGGGCAGGCGCCTCCGGGCGCGAGGCCATCCGCGCGCCGGCATGGACCGGCCGGGCCGGTTCCTCCGGAATTCGATTTTCCAGTTGGAGCGATTCCACTGCAGAGCGCCTTTGTGCCGGCGGTTACCCGCCGGTTTTCAACGCTCGCTTGACCATGTATGGTGGGGAAGATTGTGACCAGAACCGGGGTGGTTCCTGGTTGGGCCGGTGGAAGCGACCCAGGGGCATCCGCTGATGGTTCGATTTTCCCGCAGACGCCAGTGGCCATGGGCCGGCGTCTGCGGTTAGCCCGGCGTGGAGCCGGGAACCCCCTCCTCGTCACCCGTCCCGGGCCAAAACGGCCGTGGGACGGGCCATGCGCTCTCTTCCCGTGGTTTTGGAACCCGCGCTACGCCACCTCCTGTTCCTGCGGCTGTTCATCCAGGCTGCTGAACGCTCGCTCCCGTGGCCGGGCCACGTTGGCGGCCAGTATATCAGACCGGGCCCCGCCATGCAACTGGACGAAATCGTCAGGATACCTCACCAGAGGGGTGCCCATGTCCAAAAGCGGGAGAACGTGCTATACTCTTGCAGTCTGGCGTAAATACCACGGCAGAAATTCGGCGGCACTACCCTACCGCTGGTGGATACCATTGGCGCATTTCTGCCGGGATTTACCCTGCCCGACTCCCATAACCGGACGGGGCGCCGAGCCGCACCCGCAGGTGGGAGCCCATTACCGATGGAATGACCAGATAGCCCATGCTCAGATAAACCGATGTCAGGAATCGAGCCATGAAAAAGCTCTCTATCTTCCGCCATGCCAAGGCCCGTCGGCCAGAGAAATATCCCCAGGATTTCGACCGCCCCCTGACCAAGCGAGGTCACCAGGATACCCGGCGCATGGCCCGCCTCGTCGCCCGGCTCAGCCCGCCAGTGGACCGGATCGTCAGCTCGCCCGCGCTGCGCACCCGGGAGACGACGGAGGGACTGGCGGCCGCGCTGAACGTGTCCCATGCCATCACCTGGGACGAGCGCATCTACGAGGCGAGCGCCGAGACATTATTGACCGTGCTGGGAGAAGTGCCGGGGGACGCGGAACATGTGGTGTTGGTGGGCCACAACCCGGGCATGGAAGCCCTGGTCTCCGGCCTCTGTGCCGGGGATCCGGCCCGCCTCAACTTGAAGATGCCCACTGCGGGCCTGGCCCACCTGGAACTGGAAATCTTCTGGTGGCATCAGATTCGCTGGGGATGTGGCCAGCTCCAGCTCCTGGCTGCCCCCAAGCAGCTGTCGAAATTGGGGGATTAGGGGATTGGGTAATTGGGGGACAAGATGCCTCCCAACTCCCCAATCCTCCCACCCCATACATACCTAACCGTAAACGTACACCTTGCCCTGGCTGGCCTGGGCGCCGGCAGCCAGGATCTCGGCGAAGGCGCCCACCACGGTGTCGATGTCGGCCCGGCTCACGTGGTAGTTGGTCACTGCCCGCATGCGCCGGGGCCCCACCGGGTTGATGAGGATGTGGCGCTGCTTCAAAGCCAGGGAGACCTGGGCCGCATCCAGCTCCGGGTGGGTGATGTCGAAGAAGACCAGGTTGGTCTCTACCGTCTCCGGCTGGATGGCGACGCCGTCCAACCGGGCCAGGCCCTCGGCCAGGGCCCGGGCGTTGGCGTGGTCGTCGGCCAGCCGCTCCACCATCTCGGTGATGGCCACAATGCCGGCCGCGGCCAGCACGCCGGCCTGGCGCAGGCCACCACCCAGCACCTTGCGGTTGCGCCGGGCCTTGCGGATGAAGTCTGCACTGCCCGCCACTACCGAGCCCACCGGCGCGGCCAGCCCCTTGCTCAGACAGACGCTGACGCTGTCCGCCGCCTGGACCAGCCGGGCCGGCGCCACGTTGAGGGCCACCGCCGCATTCCAGAGC
The window above is part of the Litorilinea aerophila genome. Proteins encoded here:
- the ltaE gene encoding low-specificity L-threonine aldolase — its product is MSESNNPVIDLRSDTVTRPTAAMRQAMFEAEVGDDVYGEDPTVNRLEAMVAELLGKEAAVFVSSGTMGNLVSVLSHCGRGDEMILGDSSHIFLNEQGGAAALGGIHPRPLPNRPDGSLDLEQVEASIRADNEHYPVSRLICLENTHNRCGGRVLSVEYMDAAGELAHRHGLALHVDGARLWNAAVALNVAPARLVQAADSVSVCLSKGLAAPVGSVVAGSADFIRKARRNRKVLGGGLRQAGVLAAAGIVAITEMVERLADDHANARALAEGLARLDGVAIQPETVETNLVFFDITHPELDAAQVSLALKQRHILINPVGPRRMRAVTNYHVSRADIDTVVGAFAEILAAGAQASQGKVYVYG
- a CDS encoding SixA phosphatase family protein, producing the protein MKKLSIFRHAKARRPEKYPQDFDRPLTKRGHQDTRRMARLVARLSPPVDRIVSSPALRTRETTEGLAAALNVSHAITWDERIYEASAETLLTVLGEVPGDAEHVVLVGHNPGMEALVSGLCAGDPARLNLKMPTAGLAHLELEIFWWHQIRWGCGQLQLLAAPKQLSKLGD